In Streptomyces sp. NBC_00414, a single window of DNA contains:
- the fahA gene encoding fumarylacetoacetase, translating into MPPFDVPEGDPFGPHNLPYGVFSRNGSPGGPEHRSVGVRLGDHVLDAGAAAVELGSPYAALLARPSLDPLLAAGRTAWSDVRRALTAWVTVPAHRETVAPLMHPLSEVTLHLPFEVADYVDFYASENHARNVGQIFRPDAEDSLTPNWKHLPIGYHGRSGTVVVSGTDVVRPSGQRKTPADPAPVFGPSVRLDIEAEVGFVVGTPSPMGTPVPLSGFRDHVFGLCLLNDWSARDLQAWEYVPLGPFLGKSFATSVSAWITPLDALEDARVAPPTRTHPLLPYLDDTSDDAPEEPGGYDLRISVAVNGHVVSEPPFSTMYWTAAQQLAHMTVNGASLRTGDLYGSGTVSGASDGERGSLLELTWNGRDTLELPSGKRTFLEDGDVVTLTAWAPGPDGTRVGLGEVTGRIAPGA; encoded by the coding sequence ATGCCCCCCTTCGATGTCCCCGAGGGCGATCCCTTCGGCCCGCACAATCTTCCGTACGGTGTCTTCTCCCGGAACGGCTCTCCGGGCGGCCCCGAGCACCGGAGCGTGGGCGTCCGGCTGGGCGACCACGTCCTCGACGCGGGAGCCGCCGCGGTGGAGCTCGGCTCCCCGTACGCCGCCCTGCTCGCCCGCCCCTCACTCGACCCGCTGCTCGCGGCCGGCCGCACCGCCTGGTCGGACGTGCGGCGGGCGCTCACCGCGTGGGTGACGGTGCCCGCCCACCGCGAGACCGTCGCGCCCCTCATGCACCCGCTCTCCGAGGTGACCCTCCACCTCCCCTTCGAGGTCGCCGACTACGTCGACTTCTACGCCTCCGAGAACCACGCCCGGAACGTCGGCCAGATCTTCCGCCCCGACGCCGAGGACTCCCTCACCCCCAACTGGAAGCACCTGCCCATCGGTTACCACGGCCGGTCGGGCACCGTCGTGGTCTCCGGGACCGACGTCGTACGCCCCTCGGGCCAGCGCAAGACGCCCGCGGACCCGGCGCCTGTCTTCGGCCCGTCCGTCCGCCTGGACATCGAGGCGGAGGTCGGCTTCGTCGTCGGCACGCCCTCCCCGATGGGCACACCGGTGCCGCTGAGCGGTTTCCGCGACCACGTCTTCGGGCTCTGCCTCCTCAACGACTGGTCCGCGCGCGATCTCCAGGCCTGGGAGTACGTCCCCCTCGGCCCCTTCCTCGGCAAGTCCTTCGCCACGTCGGTGTCGGCCTGGATCACCCCCCTCGACGCACTGGAGGACGCCCGGGTCGCGCCTCCGACGCGCACGCACCCCCTCCTGCCCTATCTGGACGACACCTCGGACGACGCCCCGGAGGAACCGGGCGGCTACGACCTGCGCATCTCGGTCGCCGTCAACGGCCATGTGGTGTCGGAGCCGCCGTTCTCCACGATGTACTGGACGGCCGCCCAGCAGCTGGCCCACATGACCGTGAACGGGGCCTCGCTGCGCACGGGCGACCTGTACGGGTCGGGCACCGTGAGCGGGGCCTCCGACGGCGAACGGGGTTCGCTCCTGGAGCTGACCTGGAACGGCCGGGACACCCTCGAACTCCCCTCCGGCAAGCGGACGTTCCTGGAGGACGGCGACGTCGTGACCCTGACCGCCTGGGCCCCGGGCCCCGACGGCACACGCGTAGGCCTCGGAGAGGTGACGGGCCGCATCGCACCGGGCGCGTGA